The Candidatus Desulfatibia profunda genome segment AAATATCACCAACCAGACGCCTATAAAAATGAAATGTTTCATCGGAGGTATTCTCCATTTCAATTTGAAGGTCCTTCAGAGCTATAAATTTGCCGTTATTTTGTGTTGAAAACACCTGATCTGTCAATAATTTCTTTCAAGTTGTCCAAGTTTGTGATAAATTAGAATTAATTTTCAAAATGCTGATCATATGGGCACTATTAACCATTCGACCATTTGACCCATAAACAAATTAACGATATCTGACTCTGCAAAAGCGGTGAGATGATATGATAGCCTATGATTTGCAATGTGCCAATGGCCACTCTTTCGAAGGTTGGTTTGAAGATGTTAAGGCCTACGACGATCAGGAAGCAAAAGGCCTGATTTCATGTCCGGTTTGTAATGTCACTTCTGTAGCCAGAATTCCTTCCACATTTGCCATCAAATCTTCGCAGAATGTCAAAGGTTTTTCCGACCGGCAATCCGATTTGGCTGAAATCGGACATAAGCTGGCTGAATTTATTGAGAAAAATTTTGATGATGTTGGTTGTGATTTTACCAAGGAAGCCTTGAAAATACATTACGGCGTTGCCGAGCCAAGAAGTATCAGGGGTGTAAGTACCAAGGAAGAAGAAAAAACATTAAAAGAAGAAGGGGTGCAGTTTTTCAAAATCCCTGTGCCGGTACCGCCGGATGCCGATGCCTGACCCTAGGCGGGGTTCAGGTGGACGGCAGCCCCCCATGTTCTCAGGTTGCCGGCAATAAACTCCACGACTTTCTGATGGGTGGCCTGGCCGCCGCCGGCCACAGCCATAGGTTCCCCAAACTTAAGGTAGAGGGTTTTGCGGGGGTTAACCGGCCCCAAATCCTTAATGATCTTCCCGTTTCGCTGAAAGTCCGTTTTCAATGCCACCGGTACCACCGGCACGCCGGCGTGGCGTGCGAGCTTGACTCCCAGTGAATTGAAAGCTGCTGCCTCAAAGGAATCGCTTCGTGTCGCCTGAGGAAATATGACCACGGATCGGCCGCTGGCAAGGGCGCCCTG includes the following:
- a CDS encoding DUF1178 family protein, translated to MIAYDLQCANGHSFEGWFEDVKAYDDQEAKGLISCPVCNVTSVARIPSTFAIKSSQNVKGFSDRQSDLAEIGHKLAEFIEKNFDDVGCDFTKEALKIHYGVAEPRSIRGVSTKEEEKTLKEEGVQFFKIPVPVPPDADA